One segment of Pelecanus crispus isolate bPelCri1 chromosome 2, bPelCri1.pri, whole genome shotgun sequence DNA contains the following:
- the MC5R gene encoding melanocortin receptor 5 yields MNTSSQLYVSELNLSAFGSNFTVPTVKSKLSPCEQVVIAAEVFLTLGIVSLLENILVICAIVKNKNLHSPMYFFVCSLAVADMLVSVSNAWETITIYLINNRHIIMEDAFIRHIDNVFDSMICISVVASMCSLLAIAVDRYITIFYALRYHNIMTVKRSGLIIACIWTFCTGCGIIFILYYESTYVIICLITMFFTMLFLMVSLYIHMFLLARTHVKKIAALPGYNSVRQRTSMKGAITLTLLLGIFIVCWAPFFLHLILMISCPQNLYCVCFMSHFNMYLILIMCNSVIDPLIYAFRSQEMRKTFKEIICCYSLRMACGLSNKY; encoded by the coding sequence ATGAACACATCTTCTCAACTGTATGTTTCTGAACTAAACCTGAGTGCCTTTGGCAGCAACTTTACTGTGCCTACTGTCAAGAGCAAGTTATCGCCATGTGAGCAAGTGGTCATTGCAGCTGAGGTGTTCCTAACTCTGGGCATTGTAAGCCTCCTTGAAAATATCTTAGTTATATGTGCAATAGTTAAGAACAAGAACTTGCATTCAcccatgtatttttttgtttgcagtttaGCAGTAGCTGACATGCTGGTTAGTGTGTCTAATGCTTGGGAGACCATAACGATATACTTAATAAACAACAGACACATAATTATGGAAGATGCCTTTATCCGTCATATAGACAATGTCTTTGATTCAATGATATGCATATCTGTGGTGGCTTCCATGTGCAGTTTGCTGGCTATAGCAGTAGACAGGTATATCACTATCTTCTATGCGCTGCGTTATCACAACATCATGACAGTGAAAAGATCAGGGCTTATTATTGCATGCATCTGGACCTTTTGCACGGGCTGTGGCATTATCTTCATTCTTTATTATGAATCAACTTACGTGATCATTTGTCTCATCACGATGTTTTTTACCATGTTGTTCCTCATGGTCTCGCTGTATATCCATATGTTCCTCCTGGCTCGTACTCACGTGAAGAAAATAGCTGCTTTGCCTGGGTACAACTCTGTCCGTCAAAGAACCAGCATGAAAGGAGCCATCACTCTGACTCTGCTTCTTGGCATCTTCATTGTTTGCTGGGCTCCATTCTTCCTTCACCTCATCCTGATGATCTCCTGCCCTCAAAACCTCTACTGTGTTTGCTTCATGTCTCACTTCAACATGTACCTCATTCTCATTATGTGCAACTCAGTGATTGATCCTTTGATCTATGCCTTTCGTAGCCAGGAAATGAGGAAGACCTTCAAAGAGATAATTTGTTGCTATAGCTTGAGAATGGCCTGTGGGTTATCAAACAAgtattaa